Proteins encoded together in one Planctomycetaceae bacterium window:
- the typA gene encoding translational GTPase TypA: MYYNYIRNVAIIAHVDHGKTTLLDRLLYQSGMFRSEDLDKLAGGVEGLIMDSNPIERERGITILSKNCAINYTDDEGDEYKINVIDTPGHADFGGEVERVLKMADGVLLLVDAFEGPMPQTRFVLSKALENKLKPIVVINKVDRENSRPHEVVNEVFDLLVQLGANDDALDFPVIYASGRQGWASSDPDEKTNNMKIVFDTIIKKVPAPTVVPDAHLQMLVTSLEYSDYVGKIAVGRVFAGKIMAGQAVTVIDTKNVHTLQKILQIHSFDGLGRKQVDTVLAGDICAVSGLDPVDIANTIACPCNPSRLAVIAVDEPTMSMTFRVNDGPFAGKDGKYVTSRQIGDRLEKELQHNVALRVGPGRTPEEYCVSGRGLMHLGILLENMRREGYEICVGKPEVILKEVDGITHEPIEMLAIDCPMDCQSAVMSLLGERRSEIVRIDTKSGASSFVHMEFLIPSRGLFGLHARMLNATQGKAIMHHSFERYEPMRGSIPQRKNGVMVATNAGQVTAYALDALYDRGIFFVEPGDTVYDGQVVGEHCKENDIPVNPVKAKQMSNMRASGKDEAAKVRPARIMSLELSMEYIQGDELVEICPSSIRIRKRFLREEDRRRASRKGGQ, from the coding sequence ATGTATTACAATTATATTCGTAATGTAGCGATTATTGCACACGTTGACCACGGTAAAACTACCTTGCTTGACAGGCTTTTGTATCAATCTGGAATGTTCCGCAGTGAAGACCTTGACAAGCTGGCTGGCGGCGTCGAAGGTTTGATTATGGACTCGAATCCAATCGAGCGTGAACGCGGCATTACAATTTTGAGCAAAAATTGCGCAATAAACTATACCGATGATGAAGGTGATGAATACAAAATTAACGTCATCGACACTCCCGGCCACGCCGATTTTGGTGGCGAAGTCGAACGTGTTTTGAAAATGGCCGATGGCGTACTGCTTTTGGTTGATGCGTTCGAAGGTCCTATGCCGCAGACAAGATTCGTTTTGAGCAAGGCTCTTGAGAATAAGTTAAAACCAATCGTTGTGATAAATAAAGTGGACCGTGAAAACAGTCGTCCGCATGAAGTTGTAAATGAAGTTTTCGATTTGCTCGTTCAGCTTGGTGCCAATGATGATGCGCTTGATTTCCCTGTTATTTACGCTTCAGGCAGACAGGGCTGGGCATCAAGCGACCCGGATGAAAAAACAAATAATATGAAGATTGTATTTGATACAATCATCAAAAAAGTTCCTGCTCCGACAGTTGTTCCGGATGCTCATCTTCAAATGCTCGTAACGAGTCTTGAATATTCAGATTACGTCGGCAAAATCGCAGTTGGCAGAGTTTTCGCCGGTAAGATTATGGCAGGGCAGGCCGTTACTGTTATCGATACCAAAAATGTTCATACATTGCAGAAAATTTTGCAGATTCATTCATTCGACGGTCTGGGCAGAAAGCAGGTTGACACTGTTTTGGCAGGCGACATTTGTGCCGTGTCTGGCCTCGACCCTGTCGATATTGCCAATACGATTGCCTGTCCGTGCAATCCTTCAAGGCTTGCAGTAATCGCTGTTGATGAGCCGACAATGTCGATGACGTTCAGAGTCAACGATGGCCCATTCGCAGGAAAAGATGGCAAATACGTTACAAGCAGACAAATCGGTGATAGACTTGAAAAGGAGCTTCAGCATAATGTTGCGTTGCGGGTTGGCCCCGGCAGAACACCTGAAGAATATTGCGTTTCAGGCCGAGGGCTTATGCATCTGGGCATTCTGCTCGAAAATATGCGGCGTGAAGGATATGAAATTTGTGTCGGCAAGCCGGAAGTTATTTTGAAAGAAGTTGATGGAATTACTCATGAGCCGATAGAAATGCTTGCTATTGATTGTCCTATGGATTGTCAAAGCGCGGTCATGTCGCTTCTGGGCGAGAGGCGGAGCGAAATAGTCAGAATAGACACAAAGAGCGGCGCAAGCAGTTTTGTACACATGGAATTTCTCATTCCGTCACGCGGACTGTTCGGTCTGCACGCAAGAATGTTGAACGCTACGCAGGGTAAGGCGATTATGCACCACTCGTTCGAAAGATATGAGCCGATGAGAGGTTCGATTCCGCAGCGTAAGAACGGCGTTATGGTTGCGACCAATGCCGGCCAGGTTACGGCTTACGCGTTGGATGCGTTATATGACAGGGGAATATTCTTTGTTGAGCCGGGCGATACCGTTTATGACGGCCAGGTCGTCGGCGAGCATTGCAAGGAAAATGATATTCCTGTAAATCCGGTAAAGGCAAAGCAGATGAGTAATATGCGTGCGTCCGGTAAAGACGAGGCTGCAAAGGTCAGACCGGCCAGAATAATGAGTCTTGAACTATCAATGGAATACATACAGGGCGATGAGCTTGTCGAGATTTGTCCAAGTTCGATTCGAATCAGAAAAAGATTCCTTAGAGAAGAGGACAGACGCAGAGCTTCCCGTAAGGGCGGACAATAA
- a CDS encoding ATP-binding cassette domain-containing protein: MKPQKPIIDLKNVTVVQDSFKILRNISFEIMPGECCAIIGPNGAGKSALVAVISGYLWPQDGSVSVFGETFGEVDLQSVRGKIGIIEPSRMPHFDEGLTVRDVIATGLFGTLMLPFYRKITKQQWKKVDSQVSFFKLRKQASLPIGTLSSGEQTKVLIARAMISQPKMLILDEPTNALDMGNRAIVVKILNKLRKQKNPPAIVIISHHLDELPKSLDYAVLLKSGKIISQGKPQKVFTSANLSKTFGCKVRVLKNRGMYLASVQI, translated from the coding sequence ATGAAACCACAAAAGCCCATAATTGATTTAAAAAACGTAACTGTCGTTCAGGACAGCTTTAAGATTTTAAGAAACATAAGTTTCGAGATTATGCCCGGCGAGTGCTGCGCGATAATCGGGCCTAATGGGGCGGGCAAATCGGCTCTTGTCGCCGTGATTAGCGGATATTTGTGGCCGCAGGATGGTTCGGTGAGCGTTTTTGGCGAAACTTTCGGCGAAGTTGACCTTCAGAGCGTTCGCGGCAAAATCGGCATAATTGAGCCTTCACGAATGCCGCATTTCGATGAGGGTTTAACCGTAAGAGACGTAATCGCGACCGGATTATTCGGTACGTTAATGTTGCCCTTCTATCGAAAAATTACAAAGCAGCAATGGAAAAAAGTCGATTCGCAAGTCAGCTTTTTCAAACTACGAAAACAAGCCTCGCTTCCAATTGGTACGCTATCGAGCGGCGAACAGACAAAAGTACTGATAGCACGCGCGATGATATCGCAGCCGAAAATGCTGATTTTGGATGAGCCGACAAATGCACTTGATATGGGAAATCGCGCGATTGTCGTAAAGATTCTGAATAAACTTCGCAAACAAAAAAATCCGCCTGCGATTGTGATAATTTCTCATCATTTAGACGAACTGCCGAAATCCCTCGATTACGCGGTACTTTTAAAAAGCGGAAAAATCATCAGTCAGGGAAAACCACAAAAAGTGTTCACTTCCGCGAACCTTAGCAAAACTTTCGGCTGTAAAGTCAGGGTTTTGAAAAACAGAGGTATGTATCTGGCGTCAGTACAGATTTAA
- a CDS encoding DJ-1/PfpI family protein, producing MSKKVLVPIADGTEELEAIAIIDCLRRAGADLTIASVQNLQISTARKVKITADCLIKDCKTSIYDLIVLPGGMPGAEHLRDSSELIEMLKKQKESDRFYAAICASPAVVFEHHGLLAGKKATCYPGMGGKLKELTNQRVVVDGNCITSQGPGTALEFSLKLVELLFGAEKSRELAKAMLV from the coding sequence ATGAGTAAAAAAGTACTTGTTCCGATCGCCGACGGCACAGAAGAGCTTGAAGCGATAGCGATTATTGATTGTCTTCGCAGGGCGGGCGCTGATTTAACAATCGCGTCAGTTCAAAATCTGCAAATAAGCACTGCCAGAAAGGTAAAAATCACAGCTGATTGCCTCATAAAAGATTGCAAAACAAGCATTTATGACCTTATCGTCTTACCCGGCGGAATGCCCGGCGCAGAGCACCTTCGCGACAGTAGCGAGCTTATCGAAATGCTCAAAAAGCAAAAGGAATCGGACCGATTTTACGCCGCGATTTGTGCCTCGCCTGCGGTTGTGTTTGAGCATCACGGCTTGCTTGCCGGCAAAAAAGCGACATGTTACCCTGGAATGGGCGGTAAATTGAAAGAATTGACAAATCAGCGGGTTGTCGTTGACGGCAACTGCATTACTTCACAGGGACCGGGAACCGCTTTGGAATTTTCACTGAAATTGGTTGAGCTTTTATTTGGTGCCGAAAAAAGCAGAGAACTTGCAAAGGCAATGCTCGTTTAA
- a CDS encoding response regulator transcription factor, producing the protein MSKEKILIVDDEEDVVELVRFNLEKEGYKTETAASGEEALVEAKSKQPNLVILDLMLPGIDGLEVCKKLKSDSKTENIPIIMLTAKGEESDIITGLELGADDYITKPFSPKVLTARVRRILQRHIARNLETSAVKIHEISIDPARHEVMVKNKVVELTFTEFSILYTLAKRPGMVFTRYQIVDAIRGNDYLVTDRAIDVQIVSLRKKLGAAEKYIETVRGIGYKFKD; encoded by the coding sequence ATGTCAAAAGAAAAAATATTGATTGTCGATGACGAAGAAGATGTAGTCGAGCTGGTGCGGTTCAATCTTGAAAAGGAAGGCTACAAAACGGAAACGGCGGCTTCCGGCGAAGAAGCCCTCGTGGAAGCTAAATCAAAGCAGCCCAATTTAGTCATCCTCGACCTTATGCTGCCGGGGATAGATGGACTGGAGGTCTGCAAAAAACTCAAAAGTGATTCCAAAACTGAAAACATCCCCATCATAATGCTTACCGCAAAAGGCGAAGAATCCGACATTATAACAGGCCTGGAACTCGGAGCCGACGATTATATTACCAAACCATTCAGCCCGAAAGTGCTGACGGCAAGAGTACGCAGGATTCTGCAAAGACATATTGCCCGCAATCTTGAGACGTCGGCGGTGAAAATACACGAAATTTCCATCGACCCTGCGCGGCATGAAGTAATGGTAAAAAACAAAGTTGTGGAACTTACCTTCACCGAATTTAGCATTCTCTATACTCTGGCCAAACGGCCGGGGATGGTTTTCACAAGGTATCAGATTGTCGATGCAATTCGCGGAAACGATTATCTTGTTACCGACCGCGCAATCGATGTGCAAATAGTCTCGCTACGGAAAAAACTCGGCGCGGCAGAAAAATATATAGAAACTGTTCGAGGAATCGGCTATAAGTTTAAAGACTAA
- a CDS encoding ATP-binding protein, which produces MAKKLFIWKLYISYILVIVATLGTATWYFSIHFRRFHLEQTTEKLTTYAKLYAPQIAPLIEDSNNAQIDILCKTFGQLSSARITVIRPDGTVIGDSDQPPDTMENHFNRSEIVEAIKKGFGKSSRFSSTDRKNMTYVAVPIEYDGKTIAIIRTAVSIEEIEKSLHNIYIRIAAVGIIISLTAAVLNIVIIIFNDSARFRKLENIRKDFVANVSHELKTPITSIKGFAETLLEGDLTNQAQTRQFLDVIAKNTQRLDAIIDDLLSLSRLEDGQSKRDLVFKTVYLKTILANAIELSHIKAQQKQITITLNCLDDLKVNANTLLLEQAVFNLIDNAIKYSEANKTIKVVARESEKELLISVEDNGCGMEHKHLSRIFERFYVVDKSRSRKLGGTGLGLAIIKHIVGLHKGSVNVESLPGTGSTFTIHLPRT; this is translated from the coding sequence ATGGCCAAAAAACTTTTTATCTGGAAACTGTATATTTCTTATATTTTAGTTATTGTCGCGACTCTCGGGACGGCAACGTGGTATTTTTCAATTCATTTCCGCCGATTTCATCTTGAGCAGACAACTGAAAAACTTACTACTTACGCAAAATTGTACGCACCGCAAATCGCTCCGCTAATAGAAGACTCCAACAATGCGCAAATTGATATTCTGTGCAAAACTTTCGGACAGTTAAGCTCGGCAAGAATCACGGTGATAAGACCTGACGGTACGGTTATTGGCGATTCCGACCAGCCCCCTGATACAATGGAAAATCATTTCAACCGAAGCGAAATTGTCGAAGCCATCAAGAAAGGTTTCGGTAAATCATCAAGATTCAGCAGTACAGATAGAAAGAATATGACGTATGTCGCGGTACCTATCGAATACGACGGCAAAACAATCGCAATTATCCGAACCGCTGTTTCCATCGAGGAAATTGAAAAGTCGCTTCATAATATTTATATCAGAATCGCTGCCGTCGGGATTATTATCTCACTTACCGCGGCTGTGTTAAATATCGTTATTATTATTTTCAATGACTCCGCGAGATTCCGCAAACTTGAGAATATCCGGAAAGATTTTGTCGCGAACGTATCGCACGAACTGAAAACGCCAATCACATCCATCAAAGGCTTTGCCGAAACGCTGCTTGAGGGCGACTTGACAAATCAAGCTCAAACACGCCAGTTTCTTGATGTTATAGCGAAAAACACTCAAAGACTCGATGCAATTATAGACGACCTCTTGAGCCTGTCGCGGCTTGAAGACGGGCAATCAAAAAGAGACCTTGTGTTCAAGACGGTTTATCTAAAAACCATACTGGCAAACGCGATTGAATTATCACACATTAAAGCACAGCAAAAACAAATCACCATAACACTGAACTGTCTTGACGATTTGAAGGTAAACGCCAACACGCTGCTGCTGGAACAAGCGGTATTCAATCTAATCGACAACGCAATAAAATACAGCGAAGCCAACAAAACCATAAAAGTCGTCGCAAGAGAATCCGAAAAAGAACTGCTGATTTCAGTGGAAGACAACGGCTGCGGAATGGAACACAAACATTTATCCAGAATTTTCGAGCGGTTCTATGTCGTGGACAAAAGCAGAAGCCGAAAACTCGGCGGCACCGGGCTGGGACTGGCAATTATAAAACATATCGTCGGGCTGCACAAAGGTTCGGTCAATGTCGAAAGCTTACCCGGCACAGGCAGCACCTTTACAATTCACTTGCCCAGAACATAA